The Zerene cesonia ecotype Mississippi chromosome 4, Zerene_cesonia_1.1, whole genome shotgun sequence sequence tatagttgattcaagaggaaggtttatatgtataataacttaGAAAAAGAGGGATTTTACTCCGAATTTTACGTGTGCaaaaccgcgggcaaaagctagtacataatattgaGGATATAGGAAAACATAACACTTAGTACttacagtaataaaatacaagtgGAATAATCACAGCTAAGCCGAATCAATTAATTTCGCCAACAATGCatcttatttcatattttacgcTCCAAATGTGAGTGACTATTGAGAATTTACTATCATGTAATTATCCCGTATAAGTGCCATATGGTGATGCGAGGCCGGGATGGCCCAGAGCATCCCGGGAGACTAGCAACACTTGTAACGGAACTAATCGTTTTTGTAGTCTCTTCAATGTGATACGCCTGCCGGGATTATTATGAATTGCGTATCTATCCAGTGCGATTGCATTGTTCATTTTgaagtgttttaataaattattatttaatgctttCCATTTATCTGCATCGATTGGTGACTCAAATTAAGTTTTCAGAAACTGTTTTTAGATGGGTCACTTGACTTATAAAAGTAACATATCATAGTCAACTAAATAGaacttctattttattatgtcgTTCCTGAAATTAGCGCTTTAAATCaaccaaaaatattttgagcTTTAACTATTATCAGCAAcgatatatgtttatttcgtCTTCAGTCCAAAAAAACCCTTTTTGTATAATGAGCATTTATCACAACCACGAAAGAGAACCTTCTTAGCGGTAGGGTGTAGTACCTACATAGGTATTATAACTGGTGCTCTATGCGCACagagaaatattattcatttgacTGAGTCATGTGCAAATTGTCAAATTGGCGCAATTCTAATATTAGTATCTTTAAAACGGTCCTAATTCTCCCACTTACACTGGACATTGGCGCAGTCCCTCCGTTGGGTGAAGCCATTAAGAAAGAGGAAGAGGAGGAGGATCTTTAAAacgtgaatatttattaactgaaAATGGCACAAACATGCGGCGTACACCCTATGACAATAGCCGGTCGCGTGGCTATAGAAAGGGAGAGATGTATCGGAATGAGCAGTGCCGAGAGAGAGTGGAGAAAGCAATGGTTGCAGGACCAAGTCCTCTCCAAGAACGAACCGGTATACGTGGAAGAGTACTGGAGAGAACGGATAAACCCTATACGCAGGATTTACCGCGCGcccttaaatataatatttcgcCTTCTGAAACCTGTCCTAGGAGAAGGTCGAGCGGCAGATTATAGGTACATAACTGGAAAAATATTCTTGCTGTCTTTTGGTGTGCTGGCGACacattactattttaaatacggAGGAAATGACTGGACTAAGAAAGGAGGTTGGCGGGTCCTGAAATCTAAGCCCATGGTGCTACCAGGACAGCCAGGGTTTCcgtttaaaactaattatgcTCCGTCTGATTACGCTGATAGAGGATTTAAATGCTCTGGTTTTGctaaatagatagataaatttaacattaatattaccGTTTCTTTGACAAGCAGAAAAgacttatgttatttatatcgttATGTAATTAGATTCTAtaatatgtcaataaataaatattgtttggtCGTGTTCAGCTGGATCTGATTTGTCTCACTTGGTACTGTTCCACTAAGATAcgatattttacttattactaTTACTGATGAATTGAACGATTACTTTCTCAATTTCTTTGAACTAgcagtttgttttattgccttagaaataatataataactatattaacaAACTTCAAGTGCATAATGAAATACCTAACatgttaatataagtattagaaatttatttgtatgattaaTTCGTCACCTACCACGTCCttgaaacaacaacaaaaaaaaaataaaaaaagaacccgataataaataaaactgttgtctttatattatgtatgtatgtatgtatgcttctatatttatcatatacttGTAATTTCCGCATTTACTTTCTTCCTCTGACCCATAAACCCGAAAACTAGTCAACAAGCTACCGTCAACAAACCCGCAACCAATCGTATTGACATGTTGTACATTTCTGCGGATAATATGGGATTATCCCTAAATAAAGGGGACATTCGAGAGTGTAGAGTATCTACacgtttttgttttcttgGATACCTGATTTATCATATAGGTGCGATAATATCGATACAAATCTTGACATTGCTAAGtacagtaataaaatacataattataagataGCTTATTTGAAACCTACCTGAAAAAAAAGAGTAGGTACTCTCCTTTATTACGTATAAACGTAGAAGCGCAAACCGTATCCCTAGTAACATTATCGCTACAAGTCGTTATAAAACTTatctaaatattacataatccaaaaaaacaatatattatagctCCTTAAGTCaaatcattattgtttttttttataattaaataaataacaaactctCCATACTACGTACTCAACCTACAAAAAATCCGATCATTTCTCAACTATTCAATGGAAGTGTCCCTTTGAGAGCCGTCTGTAGTGAAATactatttaatctttataagATACCAGTTGTGCTATGCGCCCCTTATACAACGACAATGCTGTTATGTAGTTTCggacatgtttttttaattttatttcatccaactgtaaataaaatagtatctaACACTTGAATTAtctttttgtacatattattgaaatttaagtataatttataagtacattACGTTAtgcaatgaaaaaataaattctaaataacatttaatcttAAAAACGTGTATTTCCTATTTGCTGAGTTGTTAACTATGTAAATTCATTAGGCATAAGAGTTTTGGTACGAATCGTCGTTTTAGAAACAATTGCGCAATCGtttctttgaataaatgtatagattttaaataatgttacaaatacgtgaaaattttctttgaataaaacCAAATTTACTACGTATTTGAACATTTAACACTAGAAGCGGAGAATATGCTGACACCTCTTGAAGGGCGTATgggtcaattttatttatttatttattctttatagtacatatcaccgaaaaataaattgtcattgtAAATAAGACCATGCCGGCACATATGGACTATAAGGCGGCCTCATTGCTCAagagcaatctcttccaggcaaccttttgTAAAGGAATGTGATGGCACAaagcattaattaatatgtaattaacgTAGCACAATcgatatatacaaataattcaatacacatacacatcatccaaataaaaattttgtccatttcattgttatcacactaatttaaaatgatatgtacaaataaaactgGTTATTATGCTATTATGTTTTTACTAGACATATTTTGGATGTATGTGAACTCCCGTGTAGTGGGCCCTAGTGGTCCCCTAGTAGCCGATGATATGGGCTATAGATCTGTTTCactaatcaatttttatttatggacaagtaggtaatCAGCCTTCTATATCCTCCCACACCGAAATACTTTTTTGTGAGTCCCATCGCTAATCGAACCCGGATAAACATCATATCACGCTCTcgcattaaccactgtaccaaagagacggtcaaatttttttatatattttggctTAAACGACTTCACCAACTCACCAATCTTATAACTACAATGATAATTCGTATCCCAAATCAAACCACAAGCGCAAATCATAACTCCAAATGTGGGAACAATATGACAAGTGCTATTTATCTTACAGTATTAGAAACTTAAACAGGGGAATTCAcgttattcattaaatattaattgtcgAATTAACTCCGTCTTCGCCCGCCGACACCAATTACGCGCACAAAGTACAAGGTAAATACAGCAGGTCGCGGATTAATTTTGTAAGCTTTTGAAttgaatagtttgtttaatGGTCCCCGGGCTTGTATTACGATCATCATTTATGTATCTTGCGATTTGCTTTGTTTTGCAATGGGCGGAGCAAAATAATGTACCTATGGAGGCAAGCATAAGACTTCCAAAGCTCTAAAGATCAACATTGTTACAGTCTTTTATTTGGGAAGAAGCAATTTCAGGAATAAACAAAAGTTCTTATAGTTATAGTATTCTCTGACTGGTTTTACGTTGAAACGGTTCTGATTGTTGTACTTTTTAAGTTAATATCAGCACAATACCTACCTATCATATCAGTATACACATTTTACTATTACATAGCTACCTACCGATGAATTATTTGCATGTTAGTGAGTATCTTCTAATATGTCTACGGGTACATTATAACGAAGAAACAATGGGGACATGACGCAAACAATTTTTAGGCGGGGAGTTAATTTAGACTCCGCGCGAAGtaattttcatcaaatcaACTTCGCAAATGTCATTTCGTCGTCGGAGGCTATTCAATTActcttgtaaataaaatcaggCACAATTTGCATgtttatgcttttttattttatcatccaGCTTGTTTAAAGTTTCCTGCCTCGGAGTAACTTATATTGCCGTAATTTGCCTCGAAGACGAGCAGATTTAACGAACGAAAACGTattttacaactttttattcaatagGCAAAATGCTGTAGATGTGTGTGAAGGAATTTCTTCACACAATTCTTGTAGAATGGAAATATGTTGTTATACGGATACCTACGTAACATTCAATGAGTACCTAAGTAAACATACACAtttcactttaattttaatttaaatatcaacatACTtgtgcaattatttttaagtttacaagttttataaataaataggtgaATACACTTTTTcaggaaataaacaaatatacaacataatgtgatgtaatttcttttttatattatttttaacataaaaagtttgatccaaataattaaattctaacTGTATAGACAAATCAAAACAGCTACCTAAAGGATATTCTAGTAAAAGTCAACAAAGAATCGATCGTCTCCCGTCAAGTAAaccatacaaattttaaagtcAAAATCGAAACAAAagtcatcaaaatcaaaaGAATAATCGCCTAAGCGGAATTaagttaatgttataataatgagTCGGGCCCGCCCCTGTTTGTCTTTCAATTATGGGCCCGGGGGACCCGCGCTGTTTAAacaacacatttatattttaggggATCAAATTAAATCTTACTTCTCtcttgattttaatatattttcggTTCGGGCTTTAATAAACCTGCATTGTGGTGTAGggtatacctatatatttatattaatacattaaaacaattttcttagCGTAAtctgtgtataatataatgtaaaaaattaaaaaaccttCGTAAAGTCGGATGCTTTATACAAGCGACCATTTAATGAAGAAATATATGGATAGAGGATAAATTTCCAAATTTAATTCGAATATAcctaagaaaaaattaaattacttattgcttttattaaagctttgatatgtgtgtttgtttttagataaataaatattgtctcGTTAAACAGCTTCGATTGTATTAGTTGATTGAATATCAAGAGGATAATTTATAGACTGATTCATAGATGTACAGGTAAAAAATTAAcgaatgttaaattaatatgaatcgGCTTTTAGATTCAACTCAGGTTTTACTCGGTTCGatcaaatttttgaaataaaaaaaatgtcgtaGATCAATTTAAAACAGAAGCCATAGATATCTTAAATATACAGTATACAAGAATTATCTTTAAAAGCAATCTCTCCCAGACAACCCGGATGAGAGAAAACTATTCAAGCGATTGGAGTGGCTGCTTATAAGCGCCAGTAGCTTAATAACGGAGGAAGTtacaaattctttattttttattcctcaTTTCCTAATAGATTTTTAAGCAAACAAAATTTGAAGGTAAGTGTAGATATGCCTCCATGTCATGCCATTTTAACTAAATCAATccaaagaataaaaatgtgtttgtattaTCTATAGAACAGGTACACGTCCTTTTAAATTGAGCTAAGTACCTTGTAAAGAACATAAGGTAGCTATGTATTATGTCAAACGTAACTAAATTGAGCTTTTCAATaacttgtaattaaaattgggTCAAATACAATAGAGTcgttatatgaaaaaaacgcATTTTGTGGAAGTAGTTTGCTTTGTTTGCCTaagttaaattgtatttaatattgcagatgagcaatatttttattttttagtaaatatcagattattattaatttatatagactcctattatgaaaatttatatttcattatttgatatatttttatcatatatctgtaataagtaaattgtataattacctaaatataaacacaagattttagaaaaatatctgGAACTGtgcctatattatttttctgtaatgACAACGTAATTCACAAgccacaattttattaaatatataaattattaaaattaaatagtgcaatatttttattagctataaataaataagttatttatttggctataaataaataaagaaataataaataaaattacaatatcttACCTCACTCCGCTATAAGCGACCCGATTTCACTAAATGTCCTTTCAGTCTGTATTTATGTGATGAATTTTCGCGAAAAGACAGCCACATCCACTCACCTATGTTCGCTCACACAAAATTAAGACGTGACATGTCAGCGTCACTTACATCGTCGCACTGGATACAGTAAAGGCCGCAAGCGGTCGACCAATCATCGCTCCGCCCTACGCGGAACGCCCGCCCAGTTTTCCCGAACCGCCCAATAGCAACGCGCATAGAACCTTATTTACCGATGCCGCCTTCGCCGTCCGTATGTATCGATTGGACGAGCGGCTGGTTGTTTAATACGGACAAATTAATGCTGTGATTGAAATTACTATGTCATTAATTTGCTCATTCGATTAACGCGCGATTCGATTGTGTGGTGCTGCGGTGTGtcttgtttttgttgtaattgttAATGTTGATTCTCTGTTGGTTGAATgcgcattttgtttttattccgtTTGGTTCGCTGTTTATGGCACGGGTTTATAATTTGACATCTACATTTCGTTATACATAACTAAACACTGTTCTATTGAAACTCAAGTTGTATGTTacttttgaaaacaaatttataagttatttaataatatcgttttttatatttttattagggggtcaataaaataatgattccGATTCTAAAATTTTTTTGGCATCGTACCTAAATGAGAATTATTccaagtttaatattttacactttCAACATGTAGTTCATAcaattcatatacatatatataaaacttggTTGACTGAACACCAGATATTTTCtatctttatataaacaaatttccatattttctattatgtaatatgtgcCAAAGTAACTGTCTGTCTTTTTATCTGTCTCTCTGTTAGCAtattcttcacgcctaaagcATTGAACTGGTTTGGACAACATtttgtacagagatagtttgagccCTGAGACATGGGATAGTTTTTTGTGCTGGACATTCAACGGAAACGGTGGGGCTAACTAGAGActaaaagcaatattttcctttgtcCACACGGGCAGTCACGGGCAGAGAgatagttttttatatgttcCAGTACTACGATCAATgtataggtaataaaaaaatgtgatgcATAAATTTTGCGGATGTATGTTATTTCGTCTGCGTTGAGTTCTAACTCATAAGGATTATTATTTCtcctaataaaattacatattcaaaaattGATATGTTAGCTTTGAAGATTAATCCGAACAAacgtatataaaaagaaataagcttataaacatttttgctTCTTAATGCCAACACATACttacttattgtattttctttcggatgcatttaatacaaacattttccTCCGCTCGCGTATACTAAAAAAGTATGCAGTCCAGGTTTTCCACCGCATAGATCTcattcccgtgggatttctggaataaaaaactacatttGTCCTTTTTCGCgcctcaaactatctctgtatcatatttcatccaaatcgattcagtggttgCGTGAAGAAGCGAGAGATAGCAGGgatttgtattgtataaaatatatagattgtaGCTGTACTAACGAAGTGATTGCTTGCATGTAGCTTATGCATTAATTGACGCGTCTACGATTAACATAAGATCGTAGCTCAGCGCTACACACACTGCTACGACGGTACAATTCTGAAATAACTAACGATTTATTCTTCACGTACACATAATACCATGttttatccttttttatgCGTATAACTCATTATTTCTACGATGTTATACTCTCAACTCTCAGTAAACATTGTGCTAATACTGTAAGCCAATTAGAATAGATACTTCAGACTATcacattttcacattttatactgcaacattattaaaatctcaAAAAGCTAATGTACACAATATATtcgtttatttgattatttatttgtctccTGTTTTCGACACAACGTAGGTACCCAGCGATTTCAGGGCAATGCCGTACAAATTTTGAatctggagatagttaggaAGCTAAAGAGTGATGTTTGCTAGTTTTTAAAGCGGTGAAACATCTTATCTCATCTCATCTCCAAGAAACAGTCTAtcatactttaataaaaataagtcacCAATTCCAGCACTGCTAAACTCaatgttgaataaaataaaagtatagaaTTCccaaaaaaactgtttttatttcttagtaGGAACCAAAATCACTGGACCCTTGATTTATCATCGATTCATCTATAGATCCTAAATTCAATAGATAAactaatgtaaatttaaacaattgtttaggaaatattaaaataggtactcaacaaaaaatctttacattttttgtatatttaatgagaTAGAAGTAATGGAATAAATGCTAAGAATTTATTGTAcaacataaattattctttcTCCGAATGTCTGCTTATATTATTCAGAAACTCATTGACATAGCTATCATTTGTTTCATCAGAACAtacaacttatttatttgttgatttagttgacaattaatatttaacccACTTTTACAGTTAAGTTGTGTCAGTGTGTGTATCATTTGaatgtatatgtgtattactacatagcataaaacgaagtcgcttTCGACCGTTTGTGTGTCTATATGCTTAGATCTATAAAaatacgcaacagattttgataacaCACAGGAagcacagtagcatgctactatatcatgccggtcttctgtggagtGAGGTTACTTaccctggtgcgagctggtccaattcgcgCCGAAGCGTGATATACTCCCCACACTACAATGTatgcattgttttttatttatgaacataTTCCTACTCACTTATATAAGGTTTGTTATTGCACCTTCTGCCCTGTTTTTATTcctatatactttaaaataaacacaataaaaagagttgatttgatttgttttgaagacaaaacacaattttacaaatagtAGTACACTACCAATATAACACGTTTAGATAGAAATTAGTGGTTCATCGTTCATTTCAGATCAGCATAACATCGTCCACCTCAGCATAGGTAATATCGCGGTTCACAACGCTGATTTTAACACAAAACCTTGTAAACTAAAAAGGGCACaaattttatggaaaataatatgatcgaataaaatgagaaattgAACTTTATTACTGActtctaaaatttttaaatcattaaaacgaTGGTAGCAATATTGTATAcgtaatatgtacatattttgatttttttaacgtaatttccctatttcaattatatttttcttgaataaaatcagcaataaaaaatgtctgtTCTTATTAACAGATGTTTACACGATGtctatgaaataaacaaaatgtcatCGCGATAACAAGCTGGTGTTGATAAATGTGACAGCCTGTTAGAGATTTAGCCCTCAATCATTGAATTAAGCCGCGAAGGGTTAAATCCCCTTCAAAAGTTAGGGATGTTATCGACGAGATGTGGATAtcgataatattatgtctattATAAGCATAAGCAAATTCGTATTAGAATCGGCATTatcgtaatatttaaaacagtgttatttaaatgttcaatATTAGAGCCGGTGTATAATCAAGGATTTTTTATTCTCATACTTAATGAACTAAGCTATGTTGACAATAAACATTTGGAAAAATAGGTATATGTCTTTGcatatttgtgtaaatatcTCAAATCACACATAAACATTTAACCAATCGTTATTTATCTCAActtgatgaaaaaataaatttaccatTTATCGATAAGTCCACATCACTACTCAAGTGGCGAtgtttaaaacaacataatgAACTGTAGTGTCGTCACGCTGCGATTTTATAGACCCAATATTTTGGTTGAACCCCACTGTTTGGGTATCAATTTTGAATCTGTGACAGTCTTTGACTTGATAATGGGCGGGAAAATTGTGGATATCATGAGTTATGATAgctt is a genomic window containing:
- the LOC119839772 gene encoding uncharacterized protein LOC119839772 is translated as MAQTCGVHPMTIAGRVAIERERCIGMSSAEREWRKQWLQDQVLSKNEPVYVEEYWRERINPIRRIYRAPLNIIFRLLKPVLGEGRAADYRYITGKIFLLSFGVLATHYYFKYGGNDWTKKGGWRVLKSKPMVLPGQPGFPFKTNYAPSDYADRGFKCSGFAK